The window GCGCGCCGATCTCGAGCGCGGGTGACGTCTTCGCTGTGGGCAGGGACGGGGAACGGGAAATGAGGGACGGGAACGAGGGACTTAGTTGCCGGCGGTCGTACGCCCGCCGTGGACCTGGAGTACGAGATACTCGGCTGGCCGACGGACGGACCGACGCTCCGGCTCGATCACGAGCGGTTCAGCTACGCCGGCAAGTTCGTCATGTCGAACACGGGGAAGGCAGTCGCCCGCGAGGCCGACGAAGCCGAACGGGGAACGGAAACGGGGGGCATCGTCGCCGCCCTCGCGTTCAACGAGGATCGAACCGACGAGGGCACGCTGTGGCTGCGCTACGTCACCGTCGCGCTCGACCGCCGCGGCGAGGGGATCGGACCGCGGCTCTGTCGGCTCGTCCGGGACCGCGCGCTCGAGCGCGGCTACGAGCGACTCCGGATCGCGGTCAACAACCCCTTCGCCTACGAGGCGCTGTACCGCGCCGGATTCGGCTACACCGGGGAGACGACGGGGATCGCGGAACTGGTACTCGAGTATCCGCGGCCGACGGGCGATGGCGGGTCGGACCCCATCGAACGCTATCGGGCGGGACTCGAGGAGTTTCGCGATCGCGACCTCTCGGTCGAGGAGGAGGCGTTCCTCGAGGACCGAGCCGAAGGCGAACCACCCGCGGCGGATCGAACGGAATCGTAGACCACCGAGCGCTGCTGAGCCTATCCCCCCTCGTAGAATCGGGCGACGACCGCCGCCTGTGCCGTTCCGGCGAGGGTCACGCTCGCGACGGTGCCGACGCCGAGCGCGAGTGTAGAGCGGGAAACGGCGGTCGCGGCCGACACGGGGGCCGCGGCGAGGACGCCGAGACAGAGGACCAGCACCACGCTCGAGAACGGTCGAGCGGCCGCGACGGCGAGACTCTCGCGGACCGCCCGGACGGGACGATTCCCGCCGACGACGATCGACGCGGGCGCGACCAGCAACGCGGCCCCGACGACTACCGCGGCGACGACCGGCAGCGCTGTGCCGAGTCCGAACCCGTACTCGTACCCGTTCCAGCGCCCGAAAGCGACCGCGATCGCGAAGGGAAGCGCCTGGACCGCGAGGACGTACGCTGCGAGCCAGCCGAGACGGGCTGCCGGCGGGCAATGGCCGCGCTCGCTCGCCGCCGTCCGGAGACCGATTCCGAAGGTGAGGGCCGTGACGACAGCGATCGTCGCCTGCCAGCCGACGAACCCGGCGGTGTACTCGAGTTCCAGGCCGTACAGCAGCGTCGGCGAGAGTTCGATTGCGGGCTCGAGGCGGGGAACCA of the Halobiforma lacisalsi AJ5 genome contains:
- a CDS encoding GNAT family N-acetyltransferase; this encodes MEYEILGWPTDGPTLRLDHERFSYAGKFVMSNTGKAVAREADEAERGTETGGIVAALAFNEDRTDEGTLWLRYVTVALDRRGEGIGPRLCRLVRDRALERGYERLRIAVNNPFAYEALYRAGFGYTGETTGIAELVLEYPRPTGDGGSDPIERYRAGLEEFRDRDLSVEEEAFLEDRAEGEPPAADRTES